Proteins encoded within one genomic window of Persephonella hydrogeniphila:
- the modB gene encoding molybdate ABC transporter permease subunit, giving the protein MDSEFLQTVFLTFKLATVTTVILFLIGLPLSYFLAYKDFRFKPVVETVVSLPLVLPPTVLGFYLLVLLSPDSFIGRFLQNIIGKQLIFSFEGIVIGSVIYSLPFLVHPFQSGFQSVPRSIIEASYTLGKGKIETLIKVILPNMKHSILTGIVLAFAHTVGEFGVVLMIGGSIPGETKVASIAIYEEVEALNYSKANLYAVVLFIITFLILITVYTVNRRFTRADSL; this is encoded by the coding sequence ATGGACAGTGAGTTTTTACAGACGGTTTTCCTGACATTTAAACTTGCAACTGTCACTACTGTAATTCTTTTTTTGATAGGTCTTCCTTTATCTTACTTTCTTGCATATAAAGATTTTAGATTTAAGCCTGTTGTTGAGACTGTTGTAAGCCTTCCTCTGGTTCTTCCTCCTACAGTTTTAGGTTTTTACCTTCTCGTCCTTTTGAGTCCAGACTCTTTTATAGGTAGATTTTTGCAAAATATTATTGGAAAACAGTTGATATTTAGCTTTGAAGGTATTGTTATAGGTTCTGTTATATACAGTCTTCCTTTCCTCGTCCATCCCTTTCAGTCGGGTTTCCAGTCTGTCCCAAGAAGTATAATAGAGGCTTCTTACACCCTCGGAAAAGGTAAGATAGAGACATTAATAAAGGTTATACTCCCAAATATGAAACATTCCATATTAACAGGGATTGTCCTTGCCTTTGCCCATACCGTTGGAGAGTTTGGCGTTGTCCTTATGATTGGTGGTTCAATTCCCGGTGAGACAAAAGTTGCCTCTATTGCAATATATGAAGAGGTAGAAGCCCTTAACTATAGCAAGGCTAATCTGTATGCTGTTGTTCTTTTTATTATAACTTTTTTGATACTTATTACTGTGTACACAGTAAATAGAAGATTTACGAGGGCTGATAGTTTATGA
- a CDS encoding TOBE domain-containing protein — MNKIRGIIVNIESSENVSLVEVDTPVGKICSVVIETPETADYLKKGNEVYVLFKETEVSVGKNFSGEISLRNRVECIVKEIQKGKILSRIVLQSDGEDIVSVITTRSAERMNIQKGDNVTAFIKTNEVSLMEIVNGQ, encoded by the coding sequence ATGAACAAAATCAGAGGTATTATTGTAAATATAGAAAGTTCAGAGAATGTTTCTCTTGTTGAGGTAGATACCCCTGTAGGAAAGATATGTTCTGTTGTCATTGAAACACCAGAAACAGCTGATTATTTAAAAAAAGGAAATGAGGTTTATGTCTTATTTAAGGAAACAGAAGTATCGGTAGGAAAAAATTTTTCAGGGGAGATCAGTCTGAGGAACAGGGTTGAGTGTATTGTAAAAGAAATTCAAAAGGGAAAAATACTGTCACGAATAGTCCTCCAGAGTGACGGGGAAGATATTGTTTCTGTAATAACAACAAGATCTGCTGAGAGAATGAATATCCAGAAAGGTGATAATGTTACTGCCTTTATAAAAACAAATGAAGTAAGTCTTATGGAGATAGTAAATGGACAGTGA